A single window of Bacteroidota bacterium DNA harbors:
- a CDS encoding HEPN domain-containing protein yields the protein MQSFRTELELVNHSGKALVEKDIIELDKKIREFREGKIHEEKFRSLRLARGVYGQRQQGVQMIRIKLPFGKISTKQLRRIAAISDEYSNGNLHLTTRQDIQIHHVSLDKTPELWAKLEQDEITLREACGNTVRNVTASAEAGIDPNELFDVSPYAHAVFSYFLRKPFGQELGRKIKIAFSNNEKDTAVTYIHDLGFIPKLNAKKQRGFKVLVGGGLGAQPFVAQTAHDFLHEDYLIPFVEAVVRVFDRHGERVSRHKARLKYLINKIGIEAFLNLVKEEENAVLNKVYAIDKTQSETILQFKNKLPSVSPAIDEFKYNQWLRTNTFAQKQNGYYGVYIKVLLGNISSANARELAGIIDTYALSEDFRITINQGFLLKFVSKEELPFLYAELKKLNLATPGFDSVGDITACPGTDTCNLAISNSTNISVELEKVIYEEYPELIYNHDIKIKISGCMNSCGQHGLAQIGFHGSSFKVGTNVIPAVQVLLGGGTLGNGNGRIAEKIIKVASKRAPDVLRTLFNDFEEGAFEGEYFNSYFDRKGKDYFYQLLKPLADNSNLKEEEYYDWGSEQKFQTAIGVGECAGVIIDLVQTLFLEAEEKLSYSLNNLKAGNYGDSIYDSYSVFIQAAKAILLDAGLHVNTHHTLINDFDTHFVATGKFELGKSFKDIVLQINKTEPSQNFASSYFSEALKFFNDVKNYRESNKEIVEHA from the coding sequence ATGCAAAGTTTCAGAACAGAATTAGAATTAGTAAATCACAGCGGCAAAGCTCTGGTTGAAAAAGATATAATCGAACTCGATAAGAAAATCCGTGAGTTCAGGGAGGGAAAAATTCATGAAGAAAAATTCAGAAGCCTCCGTCTAGCGCGTGGCGTATACGGACAGCGTCAGCAAGGTGTGCAAATGATCCGCATTAAATTGCCGTTTGGTAAAATATCAACCAAACAGCTTCGCCGCATCGCCGCCATCAGCGACGAATATTCTAATGGCAACTTACATTTAACGACGCGACAGGATATTCAAATCCACCACGTAAGTTTAGATAAAACACCGGAGCTGTGGGCAAAGCTTGAACAAGATGAAATCACTTTACGTGAAGCTTGCGGCAATACCGTAAGAAACGTAACGGCTTCCGCCGAAGCCGGTATTGATCCGAATGAATTGTTTGATGTTTCTCCTTATGCGCACGCCGTGTTCAGTTATTTTCTGCGTAAGCCATTCGGACAGGAACTTGGCCGAAAAATTAAAATTGCATTTTCCAATAATGAAAAGGATACAGCGGTAACTTATATTCATGACCTCGGATTCATTCCAAAGTTAAATGCAAAAAAGCAAAGAGGTTTTAAGGTTTTGGTTGGTGGCGGATTGGGCGCACAACCTTTTGTGGCGCAAACCGCGCATGATTTTTTACATGAGGATTATTTAATTCCTTTTGTTGAAGCCGTAGTGCGTGTGTTTGATCGTCACGGAGAAAGAGTAAGCCGTCACAAGGCCAGACTAAAATATTTAATTAATAAAATCGGAATAGAGGCTTTCTTGAATTTAGTGAAGGAAGAGGAAAACGCAGTTCTGAATAAAGTGTATGCAATTGATAAAACACAATCAGAAACCATCCTTCAGTTTAAAAACAAATTACCGAGTGTAAGTCCTGCTATTGATGAATTTAAATATAACCAATGGTTACGCACTAATACGTTCGCACAAAAGCAAAACGGCTATTACGGTGTTTACATAAAAGTTCTACTTGGAAATATTTCTTCTGCTAATGCACGTGAGCTCGCGGGTATTATTGATACCTATGCATTAAGTGAAGATTTTCGTATTACGATTAATCAAGGCTTTTTGCTGAAGTTCGTATCCAAAGAGGAATTACCTTTTTTGTATGCAGAACTTAAAAAATTAAATCTCGCTACGCCGGGTTTTGATTCTGTTGGCGACATAACAGCTTGTCCTGGAACAGACACGTGTAATCTCGCCATCTCCAACAGCACGAATATTTCAGTGGAGTTGGAAAAGGTCATTTATGAAGAATACCCCGAACTCATTTATAATCATGACATCAAAATAAAAATCAGCGGCTGTATGAATTCATGCGGACAACACGGGTTGGCGCAAATTGGATTTCATGGATCTTCTTTTAAAGTAGGCACCAATGTGATTCCTGCAGTTCAGGTTTTATTAGGTGGAGGAACTTTAGGCAATGGAAATGGAAGAATCGCTGAAAAAATAATTAAAGTCGCGTCAAAGCGCGCGCCTGATGTATTGCGTACTTTGTTTAATGATTTTGAAGAAGGCGCTTTTGAAGGAGAATATTTTAATTCTTATTTCGACAGAAAAGGGAAGGATTATTTTTATCAGTTACTGAAACCATTGGCGGATAATTCCAACTTAAAAGAGGAAGAGTATTACGACTGGGGATCAGAGCAAAAATTCCAAACAGCCATCGGTGTTGGAGAATGCGCTGGCGTAATTATTGATTTGGTGCAGACCTTATTTTTGGAAGCTGAAGAAAAACTTAGCTATAGCTTGAATAATCTGAAGGCCGGAAACTATGGTGATAGTATTTATGATTCTTATTCGGTTTTCATACAAGCTGCTAAAGCCATTCTCTTAGACGCCGGTTTGCATGTGAATACTCACCATACCTTAATTAATGATTTCGACACCCATTTTGTTGCAACGGGAAAGTTTGAATTAGGAAAAAGTTTTAAGGATATCGTGTTGCAAATAAATAAAACGGAGCCTTCTCAAAATTTTGCTTCAAGTTATTTTTCAGAAGCCTTGAAATTTTTTAATGACGTAAAGAATTATCGTGAATCAAATAAAGAAATTGTTGAACATGCATAA
- a CDS encoding Rrf2 family transcriptional regulator: MLPKKSKYAIKALLALAKNYNGLKPLAISEIAETEKIPRKFLEAILLELRHQGIVKSKMGPTGGYYLTKHPEEVMLSTIIRSTGGPIALLPCVSLNFYERCEECKDEETCGLRDVVLEVREASIKILSKTSLSDILKREKKLMKKYGLQ, from the coding sequence ATGTTACCTAAGAAATCAAAATACGCTATCAAAGCCTTGTTGGCTTTAGCGAAGAATTATAACGGATTAAAGCCGCTTGCTATTTCAGAAATTGCGGAGACTGAAAAAATTCCCCGCAAATTTCTGGAAGCAATTTTATTGGAGTTACGCCATCAGGGAATAGTAAAAAGTAAAATGGGCCCTACGGGGGGATACTATCTTACAAAACACCCGGAGGAAGTTATGCTGAGTACAATCATTCGCTCAACGGGCGGACCAATTGCGTTATTACCTTGTGTGAGTTTAAATTTTTATGAAAGATGCGAAGAATGTAAGGATGAGGAGACTTGCGGCTTACGCGATGTGGTGCTGGAAGTACGTGAGGCCAGCATAAAAATCCTTTCCAAAACGAGTCTGTCAGATATTTTAAAGCGTGAAAAGAAGCTCATGAAAAAGTATGGATTGCAGTAA
- a CDS encoding gamma carbonic anhydrase family protein gives MSVILPVNGVSPKLGLNCFVAPNATIVGDVIMGDDCSVWFNAVVRGDVNSIRIGNKVNIQDGAVLHCTYQKTKVHLGNNVSIGHNAIVHGCTVHDNVLIGMGAIVMDNCEIGSNTIIAAGAVVTEGTKVPSGCIFAGVPAKKVKDISEELISGEIDRIANNYLMYSSWFK, from the coding sequence ATGTCAGTAATTCTTCCGGTGAATGGTGTTAGTCCGAAACTTGGACTTAATTGTTTTGTAGCGCCAAATGCAACTATTGTTGGTGATGTTATCATGGGCGACGATTGCAGTGTTTGGTTTAATGCCGTTGTGCGTGGTGACGTGAACAGTATTAGAATTGGTAATAAGGTAAACATTCAGGATGGTGCGGTTTTACATTGCACCTATCAAAAAACAAAAGTTCACTTGGGTAATAATGTTTCGATTGGACACAATGCCATTGTACACGGTTGTACGGTTCACGATAATGTATTAATAGGAATGGGCGCCATAGTTATGGATAATTGCGAGATTGGAAGTAACACCATTATTGCGGCCGGTGCAGTTGTGACTGAAGGAACGAAAGTTCCGAGTGGTTGCATCTTTGCGGGAGTTCCTGCCAAAAAAGTAAAAGATATCTCCGAAGAATTAATAAGCGGTGAAATAGACAGAATCGCCAACAACTATTTAATGTATAGCAGCTGGTTCAAATAA
- the murI gene encoding glutamate racemase — MSTSKTYSPIGIFDSGYGGLTVMKEIVKELPQYDYLYLGDNARAPYGTRSFETVYQYTLECVNHLFAKGCHLVILACNTASAKALRNIQQKDLPNIDPSRRVLGVIRPTTEVVGNFSKTKHVGVLGTTGTVTSNSYPIEIEKFFPEVKVFQEACPMWVPLIENNEFNNEGSNYFVEQHIKNLLRQSDKIDTVILGCTHYPLLLNKIKQYLPQHITILSQGEIVSKGLSDYLKRHPEMDAKCSKGGSLKFFTTEMPHNFDEQASRFFGKEIKSEHLQL, encoded by the coding sequence ATGAGTACAAGCAAAACATATTCACCAATCGGCATTTTTGATTCGGGTTATGGCGGATTAACCGTCATGAAGGAAATCGTGAAGGAATTGCCGCAATACGATTATTTATACTTGGGTGACAATGCCCGCGCGCCATACGGAACGCGTAGTTTTGAAACGGTGTATCAATATACTTTGGAGTGCGTTAATCATTTATTTGCCAAGGGTTGTCATTTGGTGATTTTGGCTTGTAATACAGCTTCGGCAAAGGCGCTTCGTAACATTCAGCAAAAGGATTTACCGAATATTGATCCAAGCCGCAGGGTGCTGGGCGTTATACGACCAACCACCGAAGTCGTTGGAAATTTTTCCAAAACCAAGCATGTAGGAGTTTTAGGAACTACAGGCACAGTCACTTCTAATTCTTATCCCATAGAGATAGAAAAGTTTTTCCCAGAGGTTAAAGTGTTTCAGGAAGCTTGTCCGATGTGGGTACCGCTCATTGAGAACAACGAGTTTAATAATGAAGGCTCTAATTATTTTGTAGAGCAACACATTAAGAATCTTTTGCGTCAATCCGACAAAATCGATACTGTTATTTTAGGATGCACACATTATCCATTACTGTTGAATAAAATCAAACAATATCTCCCTCAGCACATCACCATACTTTCACAGGGCGAAATTGTTTCTAAAGGATTGTCAGATTATTTAAAACGTCACCCGGAAATGGATGCCAAATGCAGCAAGGGCGGGAGCTTAAAGTTTTTTACTACCGAAATGCCGCATAATTTCGACGAGCAGGCTTCACGCTTTTTTGGTAAGGAAATAAAATCAGAACATTTGCAGTTGTAA
- a CDS encoding porin, which yields MKKGTFSILFFSLLFSVFYSNAQDTLSKKKPFTIQHDSTALFGGIGISRKTTDEAAFLIGGYVSTYYAYYSDETNINGMVQAPAVAPRNKEFGLNMALISLKYNSKNVRGNFGLHFGDIPKAIWPSELNMIQEANVGFRIVKGLWLDAGAFRSHIGVESTQPRENIATSMSLVDNFEPYYFAGAKLTYVLNSKLSLQLNAFNSFNTLVDYNKDKLFGFSAVYDPNDKISITYNFVTGDETPDTVSLKQRRYYNDLYATMKFNKLSVALEANYGWQENSDLKDTTKNAVFYSGLAVLKYQYIKKSSLYLRGEYLSDPNRALTGAISFGDNVMGTTLGVEYKPFSNVALSAEGRILQSENAIFKEKKYKTNQRYEFILCLDVSF from the coding sequence ATGAAAAAAGGCACTTTTTCCATTTTATTTTTTAGTTTGCTTTTTAGCGTGTTTTATTCGAACGCACAAGACACACTTTCAAAGAAAAAGCCTTTCACCATACAGCATGACTCTACGGCATTATTTGGTGGTATTGGAATATCTCGCAAGACAACAGACGAGGCCGCCTTTTTAATTGGCGGGTATGTTTCAACTTATTATGCGTATTATTCTGATGAGACAAACATAAATGGAATGGTTCAGGCACCGGCGGTAGCTCCACGCAATAAAGAGTTCGGATTGAACATGGCCTTGATTTCCTTAAAGTATAACAGTAAAAATGTGAGAGGAAATTTTGGATTGCACTTCGGTGATATTCCCAAAGCCATATGGCCTTCAGAACTAAACATGATTCAAGAAGCGAATGTGGGTTTTCGGATTGTGAAAGGCTTGTGGTTGGATGCGGGCGCTTTTCGATCGCATATTGGTGTTGAAAGCACACAGCCGCGCGAAAACATTGCCACTAGCATGTCGTTGGTAGATAATTTCGAACCGTATTATTTTGCAGGCGCCAAATTAACGTATGTTTTAAACTCAAAACTCTCCTTACAATTGAACGCGTTTAACAGCTTCAACACTTTAGTAGATTATAATAAGGATAAGTTATTTGGTTTTTCAGCGGTGTACGATCCCAACGATAAAATTTCAATCACTTATAATTTTGTAACAGGGGATGAAACGCCTGATACGGTGAGTTTAAAGCAAAGGCGATATTACAATGATTTATATGCTACCATGAAGTTTAATAAGTTAAGCGTAGCTCTTGAGGCCAATTATGGCTGGCAAGAAAATTCTGATTTAAAGGACACGACAAAGAACGCTGTGTTTTATAGTGGATTAGCGGTGTTGAAGTATCAGTACATTAAAAAGTCATCATTGTATTTGCGTGGAGAATATTTGTCGGATCCAAACAGAGCGCTGACCGGGGCAATTTCATTTGGCGACAATGTAATGGGAACCACTTTGGGAGTAGAGTATAAACCGTTTTCTAATGTAGCATTAAGTGCAGAAGGAAGAATTTTGCAATCGGAAAATGCTATCTTTAAAGAAAAAAAATACAAGACTAACCAGCGCTACGAGTTTATATTGTGTCTGGATGTTTCTTTTTAA